The following proteins are co-located in the Planococcus plakortidis genome:
- a CDS encoding acyl-CoA dehydrogenase family protein, whose amino-acid sequence MEQEKTLIKGGSFLIEDADLSRVFTPEDFTEEHKMIAKTTEDYVNMEVMPLVEKLENHEFEHSVNLLKKAGELGLLGADVPEQYDGLGLDKIASALIAEKMSKAGGFSITHGAHVGIGSLPIVLFGNEEQKKKYLPVLATGEKIAAYALTEPSSGSDALGAKTVAKLNEAGTHYVLNGEKQWITNAGFADVFVVYAKIDGEQFSAFIVERDFGGVSVGPEEKKMGIKSSSTRTLILEDAEVPVENLLGEAGRGHIIAFNILNIGRYKLGVGTIGASKRAMELTIPYTNQRQQFKTPISSFNLTKEKLATMASKLYAVESSVYRTVGLFEDRMSGFTDEQQADGKLVADSIAEFAIECSLNKFFGTETLDYIVDEGVQLHGGYGFMQEYEIERIYRDSRINRIFEGTNEINRLLVPGTLLRKAMKGELPLLQHAQALQEELLMMMPEEVGTEALAQEKALVKNAKKIAILAAGLAAQTYGKKLEAEQEVLVNIADIVSNVFAMESVVLRTEKAIAASGEEKAKQKLLYTQIFCQEALEEIEKDAKETLIAAIDGDNQRMMLSALRKLTRSTPYNLIAKKREASEKLISVEKYVV is encoded by the coding sequence ATGGAACAAGAAAAAACATTGATCAAAGGCGGAAGCTTCTTGATTGAAGATGCAGACCTATCGCGTGTGTTCACACCGGAAGATTTCACGGAAGAGCATAAGATGATCGCCAAAACGACAGAGGATTACGTCAACATGGAAGTTATGCCTTTGGTCGAAAAGTTGGAGAACCACGAATTCGAGCATTCCGTTAATCTCTTGAAAAAAGCGGGCGAACTGGGGCTCCTTGGTGCAGATGTTCCGGAACAATACGATGGCCTCGGGCTCGACAAAATCGCATCGGCATTGATCGCTGAGAAGATGTCCAAAGCGGGCGGCTTCTCGATCACACACGGCGCGCACGTCGGGATCGGATCGCTGCCAATCGTATTATTCGGTAACGAAGAACAGAAAAAGAAATACTTGCCGGTCCTTGCAACAGGCGAGAAAATCGCAGCTTACGCCTTGACGGAGCCAAGCTCAGGGTCGGATGCTTTGGGTGCGAAAACAGTCGCGAAACTGAACGAAGCGGGTACGCATTACGTGTTGAACGGCGAAAAGCAATGGATCACAAACGCAGGATTTGCCGATGTCTTTGTGGTCTATGCAAAAATCGACGGCGAACAATTCTCCGCATTTATCGTCGAGCGCGACTTCGGGGGCGTATCAGTTGGGCCGGAAGAAAAGAAAATGGGCATCAAATCGTCTTCCACGCGTACATTGATCTTGGAAGATGCGGAAGTGCCTGTAGAAAATCTTCTTGGTGAAGCAGGGCGCGGGCACATCATCGCCTTCAACATCCTGAACATCGGACGTTATAAATTGGGCGTCGGCACAATCGGCGCATCCAAGCGCGCAATGGAATTGACGATTCCTTACACGAACCAGCGCCAGCAATTCAAGACACCGATTTCTTCTTTCAACCTGACAAAAGAAAAATTGGCGACAATGGCCTCCAAACTGTATGCAGTTGAAAGTTCGGTTTACCGCACAGTCGGCTTGTTCGAAGACCGCATGAGCGGCTTCACTGATGAGCAGCAAGCGGACGGTAAGCTAGTTGCGGATTCGATTGCTGAATTTGCCATCGAATGTTCATTGAATAAGTTCTTCGGAACGGAAACTTTGGATTATATCGTCGATGAAGGGGTCCAGTTGCACGGCGGCTATGGCTTTATGCAGGAATATGAAATCGAGCGCATCTACCGCGATTCCCGCATCAACCGGATCTTCGAAGGAACGAACGAAATCAACCGGCTGCTCGTACCGGGCACATTGCTCCGCAAAGCGATGAAGGGCGAATTGCCGCTATTGCAGCATGCACAAGCTTTGCAGGAAGAATTGTTGATGATGATGCCTGAAGAGGTTGGCACAGAAGCTTTGGCGCAGGAAAAAGCATTGGTGAAAAACGCCAAGAAAATCGCTATCCTCGCTGCGGGACTTGCCGCACAGACTTACGGCAAGAAACTTGAAGCGGAACAAGAAGTGCTCGTGAACATCGCGGATATCGTCAGCAACGTCTTCGCGATGGAATCGGTCGTCTTGCGCACAGAAAAAGCCATCGCCGCAAGCGGCGAAGAAAAAGCGAAGCAGAAGCTTCTCTATACGCAGATCTTCTGCCAGGAAGCTTTGGAGGAAATCGAGAAAGACGCGAAAGAAACCTTGATCGCAGCGATCGATGGCGACAACCAGCGCATGATGCTATCTGCACTCCGCAAGTTGACGCGTTCAACGCCGTACAATTTGATCGCGAAAAAACGCGAAGCATCCGAGAAATTGATCAGTGTAGAAAAATACGTCGTGTAA
- a CDS encoding acetyl-CoA C-acetyltransferase translates to MREAVIVAGARTPVGKAKKGSLASVRPDDFGALVVRETLKRAGYDGPIDDLIMGCAMPEAEQGMNIARNIGALAGLPDTTPAVTVNRFCSSGLQSIAYAAERIMVGHAEAIVAGGVESMSMVPMMGNVLRPNAKIAETAPQYYMSMGHTAEQVATQYGVSREDQDAFAVRSHENAARAIEKGHFVDEIVPVEVIQRYVDSQNKYQEKSFMFEMDEGVRHGTTIQTLNKLRAAFSARGTVTAGNSSQTSDGAGSVLVMDREKAEALGLKPIAKFRSFATGGVPPEVMGIGPVVAIPKALKLAGLTKDDIDVWELNEAFASQSLGVIRELGLDMDKINLNGGAIALGHPLGATGSILTLRMLSELKRQNKQFGVVTMCIGGGMGAAGVFEML, encoded by the coding sequence ATGCGCGAAGCAGTAATTGTGGCCGGAGCCAGAACGCCGGTCGGGAAAGCAAAAAAAGGTTCTCTCGCCTCGGTGCGCCCGGATGATTTCGGGGCACTTGTCGTACGGGAAACATTGAAGCGGGCTGGATATGACGGCCCGATAGACGATTTGATCATGGGCTGTGCGATGCCGGAAGCAGAGCAAGGGATGAACATCGCCCGCAATATCGGGGCACTTGCAGGGCTGCCGGATACGACGCCGGCCGTTACCGTCAACCGCTTTTGTTCATCAGGTTTGCAGTCGATCGCTTATGCCGCCGAACGGATCATGGTCGGCCACGCTGAAGCGATCGTTGCGGGCGGCGTTGAGTCGATGAGCATGGTACCGATGATGGGCAACGTGCTGCGTCCGAACGCCAAGATCGCCGAAACCGCCCCGCAATATTATATGAGCATGGGACATACGGCAGAACAAGTGGCGACGCAATACGGCGTCAGCCGGGAAGACCAGGATGCATTTGCGGTCCGGTCCCATGAAAATGCAGCTAGGGCTATCGAAAAAGGCCATTTTGTCGATGAAATCGTGCCGGTCGAAGTGATCCAGCGCTATGTCGATAGCCAGAATAAATACCAGGAAAAATCATTCATGTTCGAGATGGACGAAGGGGTGCGCCACGGCACCACCATCCAGACACTGAATAAACTGCGTGCGGCCTTCTCGGCACGCGGCACGGTAACAGCGGGCAACTCTTCCCAAACTTCTGACGGCGCAGGTTCAGTGCTCGTCATGGACCGTGAAAAAGCGGAAGCGCTAGGCCTCAAACCGATCGCGAAATTCCGTTCATTCGCAACGGGCGGCGTGCCCCCAGAGGTGATGGGCATCGGCCCGGTCGTCGCAATTCCGAAAGCCTTGAAACTTGCCGGCCTGACGAAAGACGATATCGATGTATGGGAACTGAACGAAGCCTTCGCTTCCCAGTCGCTCGGCGTCATCCGCGAGCTCGGCTTGGATATGGATAAGATCAATTTGAACGGCGGCGCCATCGCACTTGGCCATCCGCTCGGTGCGACAGGCTCGATTTTGACTTTGCGCATGCTCAGTGAATTGAAGCGACAGAACAAACAATTCGGCGTCGTCACAATGTGTATCGGCGGCGGCATGGGCGCAGCCGGCGTCTTTGAAATGCTGTAA
- a CDS encoding arsenate reductase family protein codes for MIQYYAYPKCSTCQKGKKWLEANGAEFDYIDISQNPPSAAQLKEIHETSGIELKKFFNTSGKKYRELELKDKLPEMPADEQYELLASDGMLIKRPLAWDGSQATLGFKEDTYANTWS; via the coding sequence ATGATCCAGTATTACGCATACCCGAAATGCTCGACTTGCCAAAAAGGCAAGAAATGGCTCGAGGCGAATGGCGCGGAGTTCGACTATATCGACATCTCGCAAAACCCGCCATCCGCTGCACAGCTGAAAGAAATCCACGAAACGAGCGGCATCGAACTGAAGAAGTTTTTCAATACGAGCGGCAAGAAATACCGCGAGCTCGAATTGAAGGACAAGCTGCCGGAAATGCCAGCAGATGAACAATACGAATTGCTCGCATCTGACGGCATGCTCATCAAGCGCCCGCTCGCATGGGACGGATCGCAAGCGACGCTCGGCTTCAAGGAAGACACTTACGCAAATACATGGAGCTGA